The uncultured Desulfuromonas sp. genome has a segment encoding these proteins:
- a CDS encoding DUF5320 family protein codes for MPNLNGTGPLGDGPMTGRGAGRCGRGQRNGASGRGMGRQGMMRQGVRRLDDTSDTALRQQMEQMQQQLNSMSKALEELGRQRN; via the coding sequence ATGCCCAATCTGAACGGAACAGGACCTTTAGGAGATGGCCCCATGACAGGCCGCGGTGCCGGTCGTTGCGGTCGCGGACAGCGTAACGGTGCTTCCGGCCGCGGTATGGGCCGTCAAGGAATGATGCGTCAAGGCGTTCGCCGTCTCGACGACACCAGTGACACTGCCCTGCGCCAACAAATGGAGCAGATGCAACAACAGCTCAACAGCATGAGCAAGGCTTTGGAAGAACTCGGTCGTCAACGCAACTGA
- the murI gene encoding glutamate racemase has product MSLSANAIGVFDSGVGGLTVLHELRRLLPGENLVYLGDTARVPYGTKSPETVCTYSQQAAEFLLGKQVKMIVVACNTASSFALERLQQQLPVPVVGVILPGARCAVRLSRRHVVGVIGTHGTVSSDAYPRALKALQPDMTVVSEPCPLFVPLAEEGWAEHPVARQIAREYLAPLLERQIDTLVLGCTHYPLLKPTLRQVLPDTVQLVDSAQETAQEVKELLTAQGLLNPAARGSWTFYVTDVPTRFVQVGQGFLGDPVEPVTRISLPVCPDCLQELSL; this is encoded by the coding sequence TTGTCTTTATCTGCAAACGCCATCGGCGTCTTTGATTCTGGGGTGGGCGGCCTGACCGTGCTGCACGAGCTGCGCAGGCTGTTGCCGGGAGAGAATCTGGTCTATCTTGGTGACACGGCCCGGGTTCCTTATGGCACGAAAAGCCCTGAAACGGTATGCACCTATTCGCAGCAGGCCGCCGAGTTCCTGCTCGGCAAGCAGGTTAAAATGATTGTGGTCGCCTGCAATACCGCGTCTTCATTCGCCCTGGAGCGTTTGCAGCAGCAGTTGCCGGTGCCGGTGGTCGGAGTGATTTTGCCCGGAGCACGTTGTGCCGTGCGTTTGAGCCGGCGTCATGTGGTCGGTGTGATCGGAACGCATGGCACAGTAAGCAGCGATGCCTATCCACGGGCCTTGAAGGCCTTACAGCCGGATATGACGGTGGTCTCGGAACCCTGTCCGTTGTTTGTGCCGTTGGCTGAAGAAGGTTGGGCGGAGCATCCGGTGGCCCGGCAGATTGCTCGGGAGTATCTGGCGCCTCTGCTGGAGCGGCAGATTGATACTCTGGTACTCGGATGTACCCATTATCCGTTACTCAAGCCGACGTTGCGACAGGTCTTGCCCGACACGGTACAGTTGGTCGATTCCGCACAGGAGACGGCCCAGGAAGTCAAAGAGCTGTTAACCGCGCAGGGACTGTTGAATCCTGCTGCGCGAGGATCGTGGACTTTTTATGTCACCGACGTGCCGACACGCTTTGTGCAGGTCGGTCAGGGGTTTCTCGGTGATCCTGTTGAGCCGGTGACGCGGATCAGTTTGCCCGTGTGCCCGGACTGTCTACAGGAGTTGTCATTGTGA
- a CDS encoding NifB/NifX family molybdenum-iron cluster-binding protein, giving the protein MKIAFSTQGTDLNALVDTRFGRSERFLIVDTEQESIEVIENTQNRQSAQGAGIQSATRLIQNNVNAVVTGQCGPKAFALLNRSNITVYPTPSITISEALEALKNGQLAPTKDATVEGHWGEV; this is encoded by the coding sequence ATGAAAATAGCTTTCAGTACTCAAGGAACAGACCTCAATGCGTTGGTGGATACCCGTTTCGGCCGCAGCGAACGTTTTCTGATTGTCGATACCGAGCAGGAATCCATCGAAGTCATTGAGAACACCCAGAATCGTCAGTCCGCCCAAGGCGCCGGGATTCAAAGCGCCACGCGCCTGATCCAGAACAATGTCAATGCCGTGGTCACCGGACAATGCGGCCCCAAAGCCTTTGCCCTGTTGAATCGCTCAAACATTACCGTGTACCCAACGCCATCCATCACCATCAGTGAGGCACTTGAAGCGTTAAAGAATGGTCAACTGGCGCCGACCAAAGATGCCACGGTAGAGGGCCATTGGGGTGAAGTATGA
- a CDS encoding sigma 54-interacting transcriptional regulator, protein MAKQDDDNLTTSTEAILESISDGVFTVDNDWRITSFNRAAEEITGTPRDQAIGQLCSEVFRSSMCENHCALRQTLADGKPIINRTGYMINATGRRIPISISTAVLRDSRGRIIGGAETFRDLSEVEALRKQLSGQRQLGDLVSHSPVMHDIFQLITAVAASSSTVLIQGETGTGKELVARAIHSISDRAAQPFIAVNCGALPDTLLESELFGHKKGAFTGAVADKPGRFAAAGRGTLFLDEIGEISPALQVRLLRVLQEHQFEPLGSTRSEPCHARILAATNRNLEHMVEEGEFRRDLFYRIQVVQIDLPPLRQRMEDLPLLVDHFIQRFNQLQHKNITSVTPAALSALMAHHWPGNVRELENVVERAFVLCKTSEIDLPCLPTALQQGAADSGAQAMRASRRQHERQVILAALKRNHYNRAATARELNIHKATLYRKINALNIALPDQDGRHSTESH, encoded by the coding sequence ATGGCCAAACAGGATGACGACAATCTGACCACCTCCACCGAGGCGATTCTCGAGAGCATCAGCGACGGTGTGTTCACCGTCGATAATGACTGGCGCATCACCTCGTTTAACCGGGCCGCTGAGGAGATCACCGGCACGCCGCGCGATCAGGCCATCGGCCAGCTGTGCTCCGAGGTCTTCCGTTCGAGCATGTGCGAAAATCACTGCGCCCTGCGCCAGACCCTGGCCGACGGCAAACCGATCATCAACCGCACCGGCTACATGATTAACGCCACCGGCCGACGGATTCCCATCAGCATCTCCACGGCCGTGCTGCGTGACAGTCGTGGTCGCATCATCGGTGGGGCGGAAACCTTCCGTGACCTCAGTGAGGTGGAAGCCCTGCGCAAACAACTCAGTGGCCAGCGCCAGCTCGGCGACCTGGTCAGCCACAGCCCGGTCATGCACGACATTTTTCAGTTGATCACCGCCGTGGCCGCCAGCAGCAGCACCGTTTTGATCCAGGGTGAAACCGGCACCGGCAAAGAGCTGGTCGCCCGCGCCATCCACAGCATCAGCGACCGCGCCGCTCAACCGTTTATCGCCGTCAATTGCGGCGCCTTGCCCGACACCCTGCTTGAATCTGAACTGTTCGGCCATAAAAAAGGCGCGTTTACCGGGGCCGTCGCCGACAAACCGGGGCGCTTTGCCGCCGCCGGCCGCGGCACCCTGTTTCTCGACGAAATCGGTGAGATCAGCCCGGCATTGCAGGTGCGCCTGTTACGCGTGTTGCAGGAACATCAGTTTGAACCTCTCGGTTCCACCCGCAGTGAACCCTGCCATGCCCGCATCCTTGCCGCCACCAACCGCAATCTTGAGCACATGGTCGAAGAGGGTGAATTTCGCCGCGACCTGTTCTATCGCATTCAGGTGGTGCAGATCGATCTGCCCCCCCTGCGCCAGCGCATGGAAGATCTGCCGTTACTGGTCGATCACTTCATCCAACGCTTCAATCAGTTGCAACACAAAAACATCACCTCGGTGACCCCGGCGGCACTCAGTGCTCTGATGGCGCACCACTGGCCGGGCAATGTCCGTGAGCTGGAAAACGTCGTTGAACGGGCCTTTGTGCTGTGTAAAACCAGCGAAATCGACCTGCCCTGCCTGCCGACGGCCCTACAGCAAGGGGCGGCCGACAGCGGTGCCCAGGCCATGCGGGCCAGCCGCCGGCAACACGAGCGTCAGGTGATCCTTGCCGCCCTGAAACGCAACCACTACAACCGTGCGGCCACCGCGCGCGAGCTGAACATCCACAAGGCGACGCTTTATCGTAAGATCAATGCATTGAACATTGCTCTGCCCGATCAGGATGGGCGCCACAGCACAGAGTCGCATTAA
- a CDS encoding TIGR03960 family B12-binding radical SAM protein, whose amino-acid sequence MMNSCDALLHINRPARYIGGEAGSIHKDPATVDLRFALAFPDTYEIGMSHLGSAILYRVLNGQPWIGAERSYCPWPDMAAEMREQDIPLLSLESQTPLAKFDVIGFSLQYELCYTNVLTMLKLAGIPLRRDQRNDSHPLIVVGGPCAYNPEPLADFIDLAIIGDGEEAIIELCQAVRDSRRAGENRRQCFDRLKRIDGLYLPQLFDFHYDEDGRIQERQALDAQIPSIKRRFITDLDTALYPDKPVIPFMHTVHDRVAVEIARGCTRGCRFCQAGYIYRPVRERNAETIAELIDTALKNSGYDEVSLLSLSSGDYTAIEPLLKHLMARYAEERVAVSLPSLRVGSLTEELIEEIRKVRKTGFTLAPEAGTDRLRDVINKGIKADDLLDTARTIYTLGWRLIKLYFMMGLPTETRDDLDAIVELARQVKRCAKGTEGGGDVNVAVSTFVPKAHTPFQWEAQLSIAETVERQQYLRDALQRKKLRLKWHEAELSYLEGVFARGDRRLGAVLEKAVELGSCFDGWRDHFQFARWQQAFADCGIDSDFYLRQRDENEILPWDHIDCGIDKGFFLAERRNALAEHYTPDCRTGPCSGCGVCDFDQLRMRYAKEQPQFPAVEAKSSQGEERYKIRLCLHKTDQARFVSHLEFMTVLQRALRRINAPVRFSQGFHPHPRISFPDALPTGVESMSEVVDVELFQLIDTEQFGRQLATELPNGFAVTSVENVHWRMPSPGSCIVASDYRVPLDETIRRHVSEQIGPFMDADHVIVQRDKGGKVIEVDIRGDVEALRLEQNALIMTLRKGSPVTIAAHLLGLGDHDVRSLRICKTAVTLEVPETFED is encoded by the coding sequence ATGATGAATTCCTGCGACGCCCTGCTGCACATCAACCGTCCGGCCCGCTATATCGGCGGCGAAGCCGGCAGCATTCATAAAGATCCCGCCACGGTGGATCTCCGCTTTGCCCTGGCCTTTCCCGATACCTACGAAATCGGCATGAGCCACCTCGGTTCGGCGATTCTTTACCGCGTGCTCAACGGGCAACCCTGGATCGGTGCCGAACGCAGCTATTGCCCCTGGCCGGATATGGCCGCTGAAATGCGCGAGCAAGATATCCCCCTGCTGTCTCTGGAATCGCAAACGCCGTTGGCAAAATTCGATGTGATCGGCTTCAGCCTCCAATACGAGCTGTGCTACACCAATGTGCTGACCATGCTCAAACTGGCCGGGATCCCGTTACGCCGTGACCAGCGTAACGACAGCCACCCGCTGATCGTCGTCGGCGGCCCCTGTGCCTACAACCCGGAACCTCTGGCCGACTTTATCGATCTGGCCATTATCGGTGACGGTGAAGAGGCGATCATCGAGTTATGCCAGGCAGTACGTGACAGTCGCCGGGCCGGGGAAAATCGCCGGCAGTGTTTTGACCGTCTCAAACGGATTGACGGTCTTTATCTGCCCCAACTGTTTGATTTTCATTACGATGAAGACGGCCGCATTCAGGAGCGTCAAGCCCTCGATGCGCAGATTCCCAGCATCAAGCGACGCTTTATCACCGATCTCGACACCGCACTCTATCCCGACAAGCCGGTGATTCCGTTTATGCACACCGTGCACGATCGCGTTGCCGTCGAAATTGCCCGCGGCTGCACGCGCGGCTGCCGCTTCTGTCAGGCCGGTTACATCTACCGGCCGGTACGTGAGCGCAATGCCGAAACCATTGCTGAACTGATCGACACCGCCCTGAAAAACAGTGGTTACGACGAAGTCTCGTTATTGTCTTTGTCGAGCGGCGACTACACCGCCATCGAACCGCTGCTCAAACACCTCATGGCCCGTTACGCCGAGGAGCGCGTCGCTGTGTCGCTGCCGAGTCTGCGGGTCGGTTCCTTGACCGAAGAGTTGATTGAAGAGATCCGCAAGGTGCGTAAAACCGGCTTCACGCTGGCACCGGAAGCAGGGACCGACCGACTGCGCGACGTCATCAACAAAGGGATCAAGGCCGACGATCTGCTGGACACCGCCCGCACCATCTACACCCTGGGCTGGCGCCTGATCAAACTCTACTTCATGATGGGTCTGCCCACGGAAACCCGTGACGACCTGGATGCCATCGTCGAACTGGCCCGTCAGGTGAAACGTTGCGCCAAAGGCACCGAAGGCGGCGGCGACGTCAATGTGGCCGTCTCCACCTTTGTCCCCAAAGCCCACACGCCATTCCAGTGGGAAGCACAACTGAGCATTGCCGAAACCGTGGAGCGTCAACAGTATCTGCGCGATGCGCTGCAGCGCAAAAAACTGCGCCTGAAATGGCACGAAGCCGAGTTATCCTATCTCGAAGGGGTGTTCGCCCGTGGCGACCGCCGTCTCGGTGCGGTTTTGGAAAAAGCGGTCGAACTGGGCAGTTGCTTTGACGGTTGGCGCGATCATTTTCAGTTTGCCCGCTGGCAACAGGCCTTCGCCGACTGCGGCATCGACAGCGATTTTTATCTGCGCCAGCGTGACGAAAACGAAATTCTCCCCTGGGATCACATCGACTGCGGCATCGACAAAGGTTTCTTCCTGGCTGAGCGCCGCAACGCCCTGGCCGAGCATTACACCCCGGATTGCCGCACTGGGCCGTGCAGCGGCTGCGGCGTGTGCGACTTTGACCAGCTGCGCATGCGCTATGCCAAAGAACAGCCTCAGTTTCCTGCCGTCGAGGCGAAAAGCTCTCAAGGGGAGGAGCGCTATAAAATCCGCTTGTGCCTGCACAAAACCGATCAGGCCCGTTTTGTCAGCCACCTGGAATTCATGACCGTCCTGCAGCGCGCCTTACGTCGCATAAATGCGCCGGTCCGTTTCTCCCAAGGATTTCACCCCCATCCACGCATTTCATTTCCCGATGCGTTGCCCACCGGGGTGGAAAGCATGAGTGAAGTGGTCGATGTCGAGCTGTTCCAGCTCATCGATACCGAGCAATTCGGTCGCCAACTGGCCACTGAGCTGCCGAACGGTTTTGCCGTGACATCGGTTGAAAATGTTCATTGGCGCATGCCGTCACCGGGCAGCTGCATCGTTGCCAGCGACTACCGCGTCCCCCTTGATGAAACCATTCGCCGGCATGTTTCTGAACAAATTGGTCCATTTATGGACGCCGACCATGTTATCGTACAACGTGACAAGGGTGGTAAAGTGATCGAAGTGGACATCCGTGGTGATGTCGAAGCCCTGCGTTTGGAACAGAACGCCCTGATCATGACCCTGCGCAAAGGCAGCCCGGTCACCATCGCCGCCCACCTGCTCGGTCTCGGCGACCACGACGTGCGCAGCCTGCGCATCTGCAAAACAGCGGTCACCCTTGAGGTTCCCGAGACGTTTGAGGACTGA
- a CDS encoding NifB/NifX family molybdenum-iron cluster-binding protein, with product MKVAIPTAEGKLTPHFGHCEQFAIVNVDENSAIGTPEFVTPPPHEPGVLPQWLAEKEVTLIIAGGMGQRAKQLFDNHGIQVITGAPSELPQVLVEQHLNGSLTTGINLCDH from the coding sequence ATGAAAGTCGCTATCCCTACTGCCGAAGGCAAACTCACCCCCCACTTCGGCCACTGTGAACAATTTGCCATTGTCAATGTCGATGAAAACTCGGCCATCGGTACGCCGGAATTCGTCACCCCTCCGCCTCACGAACCGGGCGTACTGCCGCAATGGCTGGCGGAGAAAGAAGTCACTTTGATCATCGCCGGCGGCATGGGCCAACGTGCCAAACAACTGTTTGATAACCACGGCATTCAGGTCATCACCGGAGCCCCCTCTGAGCTGCCCCAGGTCCTGGTCGAACAACACCTCAACGGCAGCCTGACCACCGGGATCAATCTCTGTGACCATTGA
- a CDS encoding cytochrome c gives MSKRDIIMIVLGIIVVAVLWAAPDETTPHLPMDDTHKEFHQIVKQDGKKAAEKFCKDCHGQPGMEFPPDHPDPNRCLFCHKATP, from the coding sequence GTGAGTAAACGTGATATTATCATGATCGTTCTCGGCATTATCGTTGTGGCTGTACTCTGGGCTGCCCCAGATGAGACCACCCCCCATCTGCCCATGGACGACACCCATAAGGAATTTCACCAGATCGTCAAACAGGACGGCAAGAAAGCCGCTGAAAAATTCTGTAAGGACTGCCACGGTCAGCCGGGCATGGAATTTCCGCCGGACCATCCCGACCCGAACCGTTGCCTGTTCTGTCACAAGGCAACCCCTTAA
- a CDS encoding ATP-binding protein, with protein sequence MKELTIISGKGGTGKTSLTASLADLADTDCVIADCDVDAANLHLLLSPHVEQRHEFISGTIAVIDEQGCTQCGECQRLCRFGGISAVPPYTVQPSGCEGCGVCARFCPQHIITMEPRRCGEWYQSQTEQGAMIHARLDVGAENSGKLVSLVREQARQWAKDHNAPLLLVDGPPGIGCPVIASITGADHVLIITEPTLSGLHDMERIIDLLEHFSIPGSLCINRWDINPDMTRQIRDSAARRHVDCLGLIPFDRQMVNAQLKAQPVVRQQDSIAAMAIRDLWNNLNDLVVVSETSNPLPKNQESLV encoded by the coding sequence ATGAAAGAACTGACCATCATCAGTGGCAAAGGGGGCACGGGAAAAACCAGCCTGACCGCATCTCTGGCCGATCTGGCCGACACCGACTGCGTTATTGCCGACTGCGACGTCGATGCGGCCAATCTTCATCTGTTGTTGTCACCACACGTGGAACAGCGACATGAATTTATCAGCGGTACCATTGCTGTGATTGACGAACAGGGCTGCACCCAATGCGGCGAATGCCAACGGCTGTGCCGGTTCGGCGGCATCAGTGCCGTGCCGCCCTACACCGTTCAGCCCTCGGGCTGCGAAGGGTGCGGTGTGTGTGCCCGCTTTTGCCCGCAACACATCATTACCATGGAACCACGTCGCTGCGGTGAATGGTATCAGTCCCAGACCGAACAGGGGGCGATGATTCATGCCCGCCTCGACGTCGGTGCCGAGAACTCCGGCAAACTGGTCAGCCTGGTCCGCGAACAGGCACGCCAATGGGCCAAAGACCACAACGCACCGCTACTGTTGGTGGACGGTCCCCCGGGCATCGGCTGTCCGGTCATCGCCTCCATCACCGGCGCCGACCATGTGTTGATTATCACGGAACCGACCCTGTCGGGATTGCACGACATGGAACGGATTATCGACCTGCTGGAACATTTTTCCATCCCCGGCAGTCTGTGTATCAACCGCTGGGACATCAATCCCGACATGACCCGGCAGATTCGTGACAGTGCGGCCCGGCGACATGTCGACTGTCTCGGTCTGATCCCGTTTGACCGCCAGATGGTCAATGCCCAGCTCAAAGCCCAACCCGTGGTTCGCCAGCAGGACAGCATTGCCGCCATGGCCATTCGCGATTTATGGAATAACCTCAACGACCTTGTGGTCGTGTCTGAAACCTCAAACCCTCTACCGAAAAATCAGGAGTCCCTTGTATGA
- a CDS encoding Rne/Rng family ribonuclease — MTKKLVINTTSRETRVALQENGHIAELYIERCCERGIVGNIYKGKVIRVLPGMQAAFVDIGLEKAGFLYVADVIDEMDAVVDYVDGRSSSADPGDENIEEKPLPPIEDLLQEGQEILTQIAKEPLGTKGARITSHISLPGRHLVYMPTIDHIGISRRIENEEEKERLRATVEEIRPAGSGYIVRTAAEGKSEEDLRADMLYLSELWKDIDARQKEAEAPCLIHSDLDVTSKVLRDILTEDIRHIVVDSQSEYDKIVQFLGTYMPKQQYTIELHDKNEPLFDAYGLEVEIARALGRKVWLKSGGYIIIEQTEALTAVDVNTGRFVGKRNLEDTILKTNLEAVREIAYQLRLRNIGGLIIIDFIDMEKEAHREQVHSALEEALKSDKSKTNILKISELGLVEMTRKRVRESIGRTLCEPCPYCEGTGYIKSRTTMVFEIFRKLKREMNDLPGYRVNLQVHPDVAALLYDEESGVIDELEQHYQKQITIIARPNFHIEQFEIGAG; from the coding sequence ATGACCAAAAAACTGGTCATCAACACCACCTCGCGCGAAACCCGCGTTGCCTTGCAGGAGAACGGCCACATCGCCGAACTCTATATCGAACGCTGCTGCGAACGCGGTATCGTCGGTAACATCTACAAGGGCAAGGTGATCCGCGTGCTGCCCGGCATGCAGGCCGCCTTCGTCGATATCGGCCTGGAAAAAGCCGGTTTTCTTTACGTCGCCGATGTCATTGATGAGATGGATGCCGTGGTCGATTACGTCGACGGTCGCAGTTCCAGCGCCGATCCCGGCGATGAGAACATCGAGGAAAAGCCGCTGCCGCCCATCGAAGACCTGCTTCAGGAAGGCCAGGAGATCCTCACCCAAATCGCCAAGGAACCCCTTGGCACCAAGGGCGCGCGCATCACCTCGCACATCTCCCTGCCCGGCCGTCATCTGGTTTACATGCCGACCATCGACCACATCGGCATTTCACGACGGATTGAAAACGAGGAAGAAAAGGAACGACTGCGCGCCACCGTCGAAGAGATCCGGCCAGCGGGCAGTGGTTATATCGTTCGTACCGCCGCCGAGGGCAAAAGCGAGGAGGACCTGCGCGCCGACATGCTGTATTTGTCGGAACTGTGGAAAGATATCGATGCCCGCCAGAAAGAGGCGGAAGCCCCGTGTCTGATCCACTCCGACCTCGACGTGACCAGCAAGGTATTGCGTGACATCCTCACCGAGGACATCCGCCACATCGTCGTCGACTCGCAGAGCGAATACGATAAAATCGTCCAATTTCTAGGTACTTACATGCCGAAACAGCAGTACACCATCGAGCTGCACGACAAAAACGAGCCGCTGTTCGATGCTTACGGTCTCGAAGTGGAGATTGCCCGGGCCTTGGGCCGCAAGGTGTGGCTGAAAAGCGGTGGCTATATTATTATCGAGCAGACCGAGGCGCTGACTGCCGTCGATGTCAACACCGGTCGCTTTGTCGGCAAACGCAATCTCGAAGACACCATTCTCAAGACCAACCTTGAAGCGGTGCGCGAGATTGCCTACCAGCTGCGCCTGCGCAATATCGGTGGACTGATCATCATCGATTTCATCGACATGGAAAAGGAAGCCCACCGCGAACAGGTGCACAGTGCCCTGGAAGAAGCGCTGAAAAGCGACAAAAGCAAAACCAACATCCTCAAGATCTCCGAACTCGGTCTGGTTGAGATGACCCGTAAACGGGTGCGTGAAAGCATCGGTCGCACGCTGTGCGAACCCTGTCCCTATTGCGAGGGAACCGGCTATATCAAGAGCCGCACCACCATGGTCTTTGAGATTTTCCGCAAGCTGAAACGGGAAATGAACGACCTGCCCGGCTACCGCGTCAACCTGCAGGTACATCCCGATGTCGCCGCCCTGCTCTACGATGAGGAAAGCGGTGTCATTGACGAACTGGAACAGCATTACCAGAAACAGATCACCATTATAGCCCGGCCCAATTTTCACATTGAACAGTTCGAGATCGGCGCCGGTTAA
- a CDS encoding L-fuculose-phosphate aldolase yields the protein MRLSLERQMIADYGRKLVQSGLTTGSGGNLSMFNAEENLIAIGPSGIDYADVAAEDVVLVDRNGVVVDGRWKPSSELSFHLALYDERPDVRAVVHTHSVYATTMACLHREIPAVHYLVAFAGKKVPVAPYATFGTAELAASVRNHIGDNNALLLANHGLVAVGRDLPQAFNVAEEIELVARIYYQACSIGDPVLVADEEMDRVVEKFRTYGQQDDCKK from the coding sequence ATGAGGCTCTCTTTGGAACGGCAGATGATTGCCGATTACGGCCGCAAATTGGTCCAGTCCGGCTTAACCACCGGCAGTGGTGGCAATCTCAGTATGTTCAACGCCGAGGAAAACCTGATCGCCATCGGTCCAAGCGGCATTGACTATGCCGACGTTGCCGCCGAGGATGTGGTGCTGGTTGATCGCAACGGCGTTGTGGTGGATGGCCGCTGGAAGCCGTCGAGTGAGTTGAGTTTTCATCTGGCCCTGTACGACGAGCGACCGGATGTGCGCGCCGTGGTTCATACTCATTCGGTTTATGCCACCACCATGGCCTGTCTGCATCGCGAAATTCCCGCTGTACACTACCTGGTGGCATTCGCCGGTAAAAAGGTGCCGGTGGCGCCTTATGCCACCTTCGGCACGGCGGAGTTGGCGGCGTCGGTGCGCAACCATATCGGCGACAACAACGCCCTGCTGCTGGCCAATCACGGCCTGGTGGCGGTGGGCCGAGATTTGCCCCAGGCGTTTAACGTCGCTGAAGAGATCGAACTGGTCGCGCGGATTTATTATCAGGCGTGTTCCATTGGTGATCCCGTGTTGGTGGCGGATGAGGAGATGGACCGCGTGGTGGAGAAGTTTCGCACCTATGGTCAGCAGGATGATTGCAAAAAATAA
- a CDS encoding phosphatase: protein MSEILPPEVDLHVHTIASGHAFSTIEENARAAAALGLKGIGMTDHGPSMPGAPHLYHFMVLGFIPDTLCGVRIFRGIEANLLNEGQVDLDDGYLQNLDVVLAGFHADCGYTGTTRDDHTRTMMLAMENPLVHIISHPGNPEFPIDYETVVRQAVATGTALEINSSSFRRTRRGSAPNCMEIARLCAEHGAPIAVGSDAHIAQGIGEFSDSLAALSQVGIAPEQIVNRTLESTLAFLGLDGDDA from the coding sequence ATGTCCGAAATTCTGCCCCCCGAGGTGGACCTGCACGTCCACACCATTGCTTCGGGGCATGCGTTCAGTACCATTGAAGAAAATGCCCGGGCCGCTGCCGCACTCGGCCTCAAAGGGATCGGCATGACCGACCATGGTCCGTCCATGCCCGGCGCGCCTCATCTGTACCATTTTATGGTGCTCGGTTTTATCCCCGACACCCTGTGCGGTGTGCGTATTTTCCGTGGCATTGAAGCCAATCTGCTCAATGAGGGGCAGGTCGATCTCGATGACGGTTATCTGCAAAACCTTGATGTGGTATTGGCCGGGTTTCATGCCGATTGCGGTTACACCGGAACAACGCGTGACGATCACACCCGCACCATGATGCTGGCCATGGAAAATCCTCTGGTGCACATCATCTCTCATCCCGGAAATCCGGAATTCCCCATTGACTATGAGACCGTTGTCCGCCAGGCGGTCGCTACCGGCACGGCATTGGAAATCAACAGCTCGTCGTTTCGCCGCACCCGACGCGGCAGCGCACCCAACTGCATGGAAATCGCCCGACTGTGCGCCGAACACGGGGCGCCGATCGCCGTCGGCAGTGATGCCCATATTGCTCAGGGGATTGGTGAGTTCAGTGATTCTCTGGCGGCGTTGTCTCAGGTTGGCATCGCCCCGGAACAAATCGTCAATCGCACGCTGGAGTCGACCCTGGCGTTTCTCGGTCTGGATGGGGATGACGCATGA
- a CDS encoding ATP-binding protein, giving the protein MKLAIASGKGGTGKTTLSVALAQVADRPVQLLDCDVEEPNSHLFFEHAATDCEIVTVPVPRIDEQRCRHCGECGDFCAFNALACLPTETVLFEGLCHSCGGCRLVCPHDAISEQQQRIGVIRKARHGKIDLLSGVLDVGLAMSPPLIRALKRHQDEEKLILLDCPPGTSCPLSTTIQDADIVLLVTEPTPFGLHDLEIAVETVRQLKRPVAVIINRSDLGDNSIINYCRRERIPVLLQLPYEKRVAVAYSRGEGLLDALPGLEAQLETVLNQAEKLYRESLS; this is encoded by the coding sequence ATGAAGCTTGCTATCGCCTCCGGCAAAGGGGGAACCGGCAAAACCACGCTGTCCGTCGCTCTGGCCCAAGTTGCCGACAGACCGGTGCAGCTACTCGATTGTGATGTCGAGGAACCCAACAGCCACCTGTTCTTTGAGCACGCCGCGACGGATTGTGAAATCGTCACAGTCCCGGTGCCGCGCATTGATGAACAACGCTGCCGGCACTGTGGTGAATGCGGCGATTTCTGTGCGTTTAACGCCCTGGCCTGCCTGCCGACGGAAACCGTTCTGTTTGAAGGGCTGTGCCACAGTTGCGGCGGCTGTCGTCTGGTCTGCCCCCACGATGCCATCAGCGAACAGCAGCAACGCATCGGTGTGATTCGCAAGGCCCGTCACGGCAAAATAGACTTACTCAGCGGCGTGCTCGATGTCGGCCTGGCCATGTCTCCGCCACTGATTCGTGCCCTGAAGCGCCATCAGGACGAAGAAAAACTGATTTTACTCGACTGTCCACCCGGCACTTCGTGCCCTTTGTCGACCACCATTCAGGATGCGGACATCGTCCTTCTGGTCACCGAGCCAACCCCGTTTGGCCTGCATGATCTGGAAATTGCCGTGGAAACAGTGCGTCAACTCAAACGACCCGTTGCCGTGATCATCAACCGCAGTGATCTTGGCGACAACAGCATTATCAACTATTGTCGTCGGGAAAGAATCCCCGTGCTGCTCCAGTTGCCGTATGAGAAACGGGTAGCCGTCGCCTATTCGCGTGGCGAAGGTCTGCTTGATGCCCTGCCCGGTCTGGAGGCACAACTGGAAACCGTGCTGAACCAGGCCGAGAAACTGTATCGGGAGAGTCTGTCATGA